Proteins from one Plasmodium gaboni strain SY75 chromosome 4, whole genome shotgun sequence genomic window:
- a CDS encoding hypothetical protein (conserved Plasmodium protein, unknown function) has product MSMFKGMSIKSSERKSKIINKTNVTDNDNNKRYELNELDVININNNEKKNENYLNHMNNNIKNNNNITLSCVNNSNIYICNNNVNKESSIENENSIFYKNNSVHNDHKYVTDTNISNYDEFNELIKPISSINNDNNNNSNNSILHDTNILYNQHNNNLLTSHELLSSMQPEQVRSKIEKSPLINEYNIKNYLNIDYYCNTPVDDELDKLHYFLKNFQKILFHNGDSLKLKNDMLEELYENKLSKKILIILSFFIYHSYIYIRLSNFKTEYNCDEMIYKLICYVNSIRKDRKRYKDEEKICIIDEKLDIADIIQNKIFKYNLLLEQLEEHINHLFEKKKIIHQNNNMLTHYVICLLKIIMRNIYENRKYEKKYKMDFFQDKKKHIQNDQDEVFNREKNIVQEEEKFIKQKEELQEQMRNINDNIKDTNMKYETQIQQIDEEIISIDKHIKELEQQIEQKKNEKKQAQNEKNKLQIEQTKQLNQLIDKQSDINTSFQLLQNSFDILNKEKQEIIYIKENIDKQLNNLKTIYQNCNENKISTQVFLNKMKNNLIFVCNNKADLMHYPRIDDVQQVYHNNENNQDISNNNNKDIINITENDKLHINNNNNNNNNNNNINNSYNVQNAKYLKKIFFLKKELFDMEKNINDIKDKKKKLVIDINQLNCEVDNINIKKENLKNKKKILLKSKMLNEVKNTINEFDELLLTENNNLKMLENFKQDMNELKTKHILLKDKKEKLKKKLYALENKLLKSEINSVKLSQNLKYNQTGQEQKNEQDEKNGKHQINQENINNETVQNNVHDTNKEKEEELIDDIFLFSDESDNYNDDILNLNMNEIIKEIKDEEKSYNEEGNNQTDNSDEETKQMDNYAEETSQIDNSEEESSENDKNKEQTSQNDKIKDQTSQNDKKKDETSENGKNKDETSQNDKNKDETSQNDNNKDLKGYMENNEKNMNQSDNNGLTSSSYEIKKNDDIINKEEDDDIMNDEIPNSNYINELHIILKELKIEENKMLENIIERYKIIYGMNKEVDYNMLEEDVSNFHNSITHEENMLKNKKLVLLRKKRNILKMYYSYSSDNSEDDE; this is encoded by the coding sequence atgtcAATGTTTAAAGGTATGTCCATAAAATCATCGGAAAGGAAAAgcaaaataataaataaaacaaatgttacagataatgataataataaaagatatgAATTAAACGAATTAGACGTAatcaatataaataataatgagaaaaaaaatgaaaactatttaaatcatatgaataataatataaaaaataataataatattacattatcatgtgtaaataattcaaatatatatatatgtaataataatgttaataAGGAAAGTTCGATTGAAAATGAAAACTccatattttataaaaataattctgTTCATAATGATCATAAATATGTAACTGATACAAATATTAGTAATTATGATGAATTTaatgaattaataaaacCAATAAGTTCCATTAATAatgacaataataataatagtaataattCTATTTTACATgatacaaatattttatacaaTCAACATAATAACAATTTGTTAACTAGCCATGAACTTTTATCATCCATGCAACCTGAACAAGTCAGGTCGAAAATAGAAAAAAGTCctttaataaatgaatataatataaaaaattatcttAATATTGATTATTATTGTAATACACCTGTTGATGATGAATTAGATAAATTACActattttttaaaaaattttcaaaaaatacTTTTTCATAATGGAGACAGTctaaaattaaaaaatgacaTGTTAGAAGAATTATACGAAAATAAATtaagtaaaaaaatattaataattctttccttttttatatatcattcctatatttatataaggCTATCTAATTTTAAAACAGAATATAATTGTGATgaaatgatatataaattaatatgttATGTAAATAGCATCAGGAAGGATAGGAAAAGATATaaagatgaagaaaaaatatgtataattgATGAAAAATTAGATATTGCTgatataatacaaaataaaatatttaaatataatcTTTTACTAGAACAACTCGAAGAACATATAAATCACTTgtttgaaaaaaaaaaaattattcatcaaaataataatatgttaaCACATTATGTAATTTGTcttttgaaaataattatgcgtaacatatatgaaaatagaaaatatgaaaaaaaatacaaaatgGACTTTTTTcaagataaaaaaaaacatatacaAAATGATCAAGATGAAGTTTTTAATAGAGAGAAAAATATTGTAcaagaagaagaaaaattcATAAAACAAAAGGAAGAATTACAAGAACAAATGagaaatattaatgataatataaaagatacAAATATGAAATATGAAACACAAATACAACAAATTGATGAAGAAATTATTTCTATTGATAAACATATTAAAGAATTAGAACAACAAAttgaacaaaaaaaaaatgaaaaaaaacaagcacaaaatgaaaaaaataaattacaAATAGAACAAACCAAACAATTAAATCAACTTATAGATAAACAATCCGATATAAATACATCCTTTCAATTATTACAAAACTcatttgatatattaaataaagaaaaacaaGAAATCATATACATTAAGGAAAACATAGATAAACAATTAAACAATTTGAAAACAATTTATCAAAATTgtaatgaaaataaaatttcaACTCAAGTTTTTTTAAACAAgatgaaaaataatttgatatttgtatgtaataataaagcAGATCTTATGCACTACCCTAGGATAGATGATGTGCAACAAgtatatcataataatgaGAATAATCAAGACATAAgcaataataataacaaagatattattaacataacagaaaatgataaattacatatcaacaacaacaacaacaataataataataataataatataaataacaGTTATAATGTACAAAATGCgaaatatttaaagaaaatattttttttgaaaaaagaattatttgatatggaaaaaaatattaatgacattaaagataaaaaaaaaaaacttgTGATAGATATAAACCAACTCAATTGCGAAgtagataatataaatataaaaaaagaaaacctaaaaaataaaaaaaaaatattacttAAAAGTAAAATGCTAAACGAAGTCAAAAATACAATTAACGAATTTGATGAATTGCTATTAAcagaaaataataatttaaaaatgttaGAAAATTTCAAACAGGATATGAATGAATTAAAGACAAAACATATTTTgttaaaagataaaaaagaaaagcTCAAGAAAAAGTTATATGCTTtggaaaataaattattaaaaagtGAAATAAATTCTGTAAAATTATCACAAAActtaaaatataatcaaaCGGGACAAGAACAAAAGAATGAACAAGATGAAAAGAATGGAAAACACCAAATAAAtcaagaaaatataaataatgaaacTGTTCAAAATAATGTACATGATACAAATAAggaaaaagaagaagaacTGATAGACgatatttttcttttttcagATGAATcagataattataatgatgaCATTTTAAATTTGAACATGAACGAAATCATCAAAGAGATCAAAGATGAGGAAAAATCTTATAATGAAGAGGGAAATAACCAAACGGATAATAGTGATGAAGAAACTAAACAAATGGATAATTATGCAGAAGAAACTAGCCAAATTGATAATAGCGAAGAGGAATCTAGcgaaaatgataaaaataaagagCAAACTAGTCAAAATGACAAAATTAAAGATCAAACTAGtcaaaatgataaaaaaaaagatgaaaCTAGCGAAAATggtaaaaataaagatgaaACTAGccaaaatgataaaaataaagatgaaACTAGccaaaatgataataataaggatTTAAAGGGGTATATGGAAAATAACgagaaaaatatgaatcAAAGTGATAACAATGGATTAACTAGTTCAAGctatgaaataaaaaaaaatgatgatataataaataagGAGGAAGATGATGATATTATGAATGATGAAATACCTAATagtaattatataaatgaattacatattatactaaaagaattaaaaatagAAGAGAACAAAATGTTAGAGAATATAATTGAAAGATATAAGATAATATATGGTATGAATAAAGAAGTagattataatatgttagAGGAAGATGTGAGTAATTTTCATAATAGTATAACAcatgaagaaaatatgttgaaaaataaaaaattagtCCTTttgagaaaaaaaagaaatatattaaaaatgtattattcTTATTCGTCTGATAATAGTGAGGACGACGAATGA
- a CDS encoding hypothetical protein (conserved Plasmodium protein, unknown function) — MSNNKLKSNTFIKYESKNVEKKNETNSVKKLNSISTIKKKSEDNKLERVTMNESVFNEGDKIMRKKKILKKPEETNDKRENIETSVNINEEGKRSIIVRRFTQKNNMNNEELSEQNYNDCNNINKIENNKIDNINNNNNDNINNSNMPVVRKVIKRVIRTRVKNKKDETNKILNDNLNNNESTNDISCDVINKNGKTQDSDDEILNSIIQKKNELVMDTPTEGDNKELIQKKKKKIIVRKINVSGKNKKNIPDDKNVYAEKYNYSEIYNSDENLFCDNKRNKTNMDLSHLENKKNYLLEGQNHTDILNDIENKNHDNVNNLKDDKKKIKDYHMNNNSVKGLNEEIKSIKEDRKYIQYSLDNQINENNEMKQINTELLNDNNKIKEINKELLNEKLYLSKEMEILERKIKESNEMYNLLNDKYNILENENKMLLDRDNEKELKIQNMQEENLKLKKNIEENNSLLKKKEEQINEYINEIENYKIVLKNKGEMLLQNSSTMDKNLSSDKNLQKEYVNKLNKENKELIYVFKKQLDLIVILKKQINLLQNNKILNITSNEFKKIMQD, encoded by the coding sequence ATGTCGAATAATAAATTGAAGAGTAatacttttataaaatacGAAAGTAAAAATGtagaaaagaaaaatgagACAAATAGTGTGAAGAAGCTTAACAGTATAAGtacaattaaaaaaaaaagtgaagataataaattaGAAAGAGTTACAATGAATGAATCTGTATTTAATGAAGGAGATAAGataatgagaaaaaaaaaaattctgAAGAAACCTGAGGAGACAAATGATAAAAGGGAAAATATAGAAACATCagtaaatataaatgaagaagGAAAAAGAAGTATAATCGTAAGAAGATttacacaaaaaaataatatgaataatgaAGAACTATCTGAGCAGAATTATAATgattgtaataatattaataaaatagagaataataaaatagataatataaataataataataatgataatataaataatagtaatatgCCTGTAGTACGAAAAGTTATAAAAAGGGTAATACGAACAAgagtaaaaaataaaaaagatgaaacaaataaaatattaaacgataatttaaataataatgaatcAACCAATGATATATCTTGTGATgtaattaataaaaatggGAAGACACAAGATTCAGATgatgaaatattaaattcaattatacagaaaaaaaatgaactTGTTATGGATACACCCACTGAAGGAgataataaagaattaattcaaaagaagaaaaaaaaaataatagttcgaaaaataaatgttagtgggaaaaataaaaaaaatatacctgatgataaaaatgtatatgctgagaaatataattatagtgaaatatataattctgATGAAAATTTGTTTTGTGATAATAAGAGGAATAAAACCAATATGGACCTTTCTCATTTggaaaacaaaaaaaattatttattgGAGGGACAAAATCATACAGACATATTAAACGATATAGAAAATAAGAATCATGATAATGTAAACAATTTAAAAGatgataagaaaaaaataaaagattatcatatgaataataattctgTAAAAGGCttaaatgaagaaataaaatcaataaaagaagatagaaaatatatacaatattCTCTGGATAATCAAATTAATGAGAATAACGAAAtgaaacaaataaatacagaattattaaatgataataataaaataaaagaaataaacaaagaattattaaacgagaaattatatttatctaaagaaatggaaatattagaaaggaaaataaaagaatcaaatgaaatgtataatttactcaatgataaatataatattttagaaaatgaaaacaaAATGTTATTAGATAGAGATAATGAAAAGGAATTaaaaattcaaaatatGCAAGAggaaaatttaaaattaaaaaaaaatattgaagaaaataattctttattaaaaaaaaaggagGAACAAATTAATGAATATATCAACGAAattgaaaattataaaattgttttaaaaaataaaggaGAAATGTTATTGCAAAATAGTTCTACTATGGATAAAAATCTCTCATCTGATAAAAATCTACAAAAAGAATATGTaaacaaattaaataaagaaaataaagaattaatTTATGTTTTCAAAAAACAATTAGATCTAATAGTCATACTAAAAAAACAAATCAACCTTTTAcaaaataacaaaattttaaatataacTTCAAATgaattcaaaaaaattatgcAAGACTGA